One stretch of Thalassovita sp. DNA includes these proteins:
- a CDS encoding ABC transporter permease, with the protein MRTEAKVGLGLLLTPLLLWLSLLIFIPHVDMFIVSLQERIGVGKYQTSLANYLTFFQEPLYLWTFLRTAVMSILATLMTLLIAFPVSYYIAKMVKGRLQSALFLMCLVPFWVSELVRTFGWMILLRETGIFSNLLQFVGLADGPVEMLYNDGAIMLGLVYTSMLFMVVPLVTTLENLPDEVIEAGYDLGGSGLSVLREIIIPHAMPGIVSGCIVVFMLSLGNYLTPTMLGGKESLWFTELIYSQFIVRFNWELGSAFGFMLLILSSAIVWGMLKLTGQSLEKTMG; encoded by the coding sequence ATGCGGACCGAAGCCAAAGTTGGGCTGGGTCTGCTGCTGACGCCACTGCTTTTGTGGCTGTCGCTGCTGATCTTCATCCCGCATGTTGATATGTTCATCGTCTCGCTGCAGGAACGCATCGGGGTGGGCAAATACCAGACCAGTCTGGCGAATTACCTGACCTTCTTTCAGGAACCGCTGTACCTCTGGACCTTCCTGCGCACCGCTGTGATGTCGATCCTGGCGACGCTGATGACCCTGCTGATCGCCTTTCCGGTCAGCTACTACATCGCCAAGATGGTCAAGGGCCGGTTGCAATCGGCGCTGTTCCTGATGTGTCTGGTGCCCTTCTGGGTGTCAGAACTGGTGCGAACCTTCGGCTGGATGATCCTGCTGCGCGAAACCGGCATCTTTTCAAACCTGTTGCAGTTTGTTGGCCTCGCCGACGGTCCGGTGGAGATGCTGTACAATGACGGCGCGATCATGCTGGGCCTTGTCTACACCTCGATGCTGTTCATGGTGGTGCCGCTGGTGACCACGCTGGAAAACCTGCCGGATGAGGTGATTGAGGCGGGCTATGATCTTGGCGGTTCTGGCCTGAGTGTTCTGCGTGAAATCATCATCCCCCACGCCATGCCGGGCATCGTGTCGGGCTGTATCGTGGTCTTCATGCTGAGCCTTGGCAACTACCTGACCCCCACCATGCTGGGCGGCAAGGAAAGCCTGTGGTTCACCGAGCTGATCTATTCGCAGTTCATCGTGCGCTTCAACTGGGAACTGGGATCCGCCTTTGGCTTCATGCTGCTGATCCTGTCCTCAGCGATTGTCTGGGGCATGTTGAAGCTGACCGGTCAGTCGCTTGAGAAAACAATGGGCTAA
- a CDS encoding hydrogen peroxide-inducible genes activator translates to MINITLRQLRYFEAVARLSHFGQAADACAVSQPALSVQIKELEETLGAKLFERGARQVRLTRFGEEFAGRVQQILRSVDELGELARASQDRLVGRLRIGVIPTVAPYLLPRVVETLAREHPEIDLRLRETVTPKLLQELKEGALDIAIVALPISEPAFTEVPLFEEQFVLVRPEADADQPVPGPDRLREMRLLLLEEGHCFRDQALSFCSISASAPRELLDGSSLSTLVQMVGAGIGVTLIPDMAVPVETRSANVAVARFPEPQPKRQIGMIWRRSNPLTKQLSQVAEAVQSAAAALGLGQGNAA, encoded by the coding sequence ATGATTAACATTACCCTCCGCCAACTCCGCTATTTTGAGGCCGTGGCGCGCCTGTCTCACTTCGGTCAGGCGGCCGATGCCTGCGCCGTGTCACAGCCTGCTTTGTCTGTGCAGATCAAAGAGTTGGAGGAGACTTTGGGCGCCAAACTGTTTGAGCGCGGGGCGCGTCAGGTGCGGCTGACCCGCTTTGGTGAGGAGTTTGCCGGCCGGGTGCAGCAAATTCTGCGATCGGTGGATGAGCTGGGGGAATTGGCGCGGGCCTCGCAGGACCGTCTGGTGGGGCGGTTGCGCATCGGGGTGATTCCCACGGTGGCGCCCTATCTGTTGCCGCGGGTGGTCGAAACGCTGGCGCGGGAGCATCCGGAAATTGACCTGCGTTTGCGGGAAACCGTGACACCGAAGTTGCTGCAAGAATTGAAGGAGGGGGCTTTGGATATCGCCATCGTCGCCTTGCCCATTTCAGAACCTGCCTTCACCGAGGTGCCCCTTTTTGAGGAACAGTTTGTGCTGGTCCGACCTGAGGCCGATGCGGATCAGCCGGTGCCGGGGCCAGACCGCCTGCGTGAGATGCGGCTGCTGCTGTTGGAGGAGGGGCATTGTTTCCGCGATCAGGCGCTGTCCTTCTGCTCCATTAGCGCGTCCGCCCCGCGGGAGCTGCTGGATGGCAGTTCGCTGTCGACCTTGGTGCAGATGGTGGGGGCTGGGATTGGGGTGACGCTGATCCCCGATATGGCGGTGCCGGTGGAAACACGATCCGCCAATGTTGCGGTGGCGCGGTTCCCGGAGCCGCAGCCAAAACGGCAGATCGGCATGATCTGGCGGCGCAGCAATCCCCTGACAAAACAGTTGTCACAGGTGGCCGAGGCGGTGCAAAGCGCCGCCGCAGCCCTTGGTTTAGGACAGGGTAACGCGGCTTAA
- a CDS encoding Lrp/AsnC family transcriptional regulator translates to MSDLSTTDRRLIAALRDNARASITELSHITGVSRTTVKTRLDSLVEEGRIKRFTIETDSDHHEQVRAITMVELQGSMSRGVIRTLRAIPEVTMIYSTNGAWDLVVEIRAETLPQFDRVLREIREVKGVTNSESSLLLSNVTV, encoded by the coding sequence ATGAGCGACCTATCCACCACCGATCGCCGATTGATCGCTGCACTGCGTGACAACGCCCGCGCCTCGATCACCGAACTGTCGCATATCACCGGTGTCTCGCGCACCACAGTGAAGACCCGCCTTGATTCACTGGTGGAAGAGGGGCGGATCAAACGCTTCACCATTGAAACGGATTCAGACCATCACGAACAGGTGCGGGCCATCACGATGGTCGAATTGCAGGGCTCCATGTCCCGTGGGGTGATCCGAACACTGCGCGCGATCCCCGAGGTGACGATGATCTATTCGACAAACGGCGCCTGGGATCTGGTGGTGGAGATTCGTGCCGAGACCCTGCCGCAGTTTGACCGGGTGCTGCGCGAAATCCGCGAGGTGAAGGGGGTCACCAACTCCGAATCGAGCCTGCTGCTGAGCAATGTGACGGTGTGA
- the ctlX gene encoding citrulline utilization hydrolase CtlX, which produces MNPQAPRAVVMVRPHAFRSNPETQGDNGFQTAGTVDAQQALAEFDTAVAQLRAAGVTVHVFEDHGDKDTPDSVFPNNWFSTHAGGHVALYPMHAENRRRERRSDVIELLKTDYRVQDVIDYSGLEQDGLSLEGTGAMVLDHLHRIAYVAQSNRADPVLLERFCTHFNYEPMAFAAADPDGLPVYHTNVMMGIGTDYALICLDMIQDPTRRAEVAARLGETREVIDLTVDQVASFAGNALELTGTSRLLALSARAWDALRSDQKAVIERSATALPLSIPTLETAGGSVRCMLAGIHLTPRERFAA; this is translated from the coding sequence ATGAACCCGCAGGCCCCCCGCGCGGTCGTCATGGTGCGCCCGCATGCTTTCCGCTCAAACCCTGAAACGCAGGGGGACAACGGATTTCAGACCGCTGGCACCGTCGATGCACAGCAGGCCTTGGCCGAATTTGACACCGCCGTTGCCCAACTGCGTGCGGCAGGTGTGACGGTGCATGTCTTTGAGGATCACGGTGACAAGGACACGCCCGACAGCGTGTTCCCGAACAATTGGTTTTCCACCCATGCCGGCGGTCATGTTGCGCTTTACCCGATGCATGCCGAAAACCGCCGCCGCGAACGGCGCAGCGATGTGATTGAACTGCTCAAGACCGACTACCGCGTGCAGGATGTGATTGACTACTCCGGGCTGGAACAGGACGGGCTGTCGCTGGAAGGCACCGGCGCGATGGTGCTGGACCACCTGCACCGGATTGCCTATGTGGCGCAGTCCAATCGGGCCGATCCTGTGCTGCTGGAACGGTTCTGCACCCACTTCAACTACGAGCCAATGGCCTTTGCCGCCGCAGATCCCGACGGGCTGCCGGTCTACCACACCAATGTCATGATGGGCATCGGCACTGACTATGCGCTGATCTGCCTCGACATGATCCAGGATCCCACCCGCCGCGCCGAAGTGGCCGCCCGTTTGGGCGAAACCCGCGAGGTGATCGACCTGACGGTAGATCAGGTGGCCTCTTTTGCGGGCAACGCGCTGGAGCTGACGGGGACTTCACGCCTCCTGGCGCTTTCGGCCCGGGCCTGGGACGCGCTGCGCTCTGACCAGAAAGCGGTCATTGAGCGCAGCGCCACCGCTTTGCCGTTGAGCATCCCCACACTTGAAACTGCCGGTGGATCGGTCCGCTGCATGCTGGCCGGCATCCATCTTACACCCCGTGAAAGGTTCGCCGCATGA
- a CDS encoding ornithine cyclodeaminase, protein MTIAPSEKALVPFVSVENMMKLVNAMGAEAVLTELASYIEADFKRWPEFDKTPRVASHSTDGVIELMPTADADNYGFKYVNGHPKNMKEGLQTVTAFGVLSSVANGYPILLTEMTVLTALRTAATSALVGKYLAPKGSKTMAMIGNGAQCEFQALAFKAICGIDTVRLYDIDPAATEKAARNLASSGLTVVSCKSGEEAMEGAEIITTCTADKQYATILTDNMVGSGVHINAIGGDCPGKTELHKDILLRSEIFVEYPPQTRIEGEIQQLAEDHPVTELWQVMLGEAEGRKDPRQITLFDSVGFAIEDFSALRYVAEKIKGTEFFDMLDMLADPDDPRDLFGMLQRAG, encoded by the coding sequence ATGACGATTGCCCCTTCCGAGAAGGCCCTGGTGCCCTTCGTATCCGTTGAAAACATGATGAAACTGGTCAATGCCATGGGCGCTGAGGCTGTGCTGACCGAACTGGCCAGCTACATCGAGGCCGATTTCAAACGTTGGCCCGAGTTTGACAAAACCCCGCGTGTTGCCAGCCACTCCACCGATGGGGTGATCGAGTTGATGCCGACGGCGGATGCCGACAACTACGGTTTCAAATACGTCAACGGTCACCCGAAGAACATGAAAGAGGGGCTCCAGACCGTGACCGCCTTTGGAGTGCTGTCGTCGGTGGCCAATGGTTACCCGATCCTTCTGACCGAAATGACCGTTCTGACCGCCCTGCGCACTGCAGCCACCTCGGCGTTGGTGGGCAAATATCTGGCGCCCAAAGGGTCCAAGACCATGGCGATGATCGGCAACGGGGCGCAGTGCGAATTTCAGGCGCTGGCGTTCAAGGCAATCTGCGGCATCGACACCGTGCGCCTTTATGACATTGATCCGGCGGCAACCGAAAAGGCGGCGCGCAACCTGGCCAGTTCCGGCCTGACCGTTGTGTCTTGCAAAAGCGGCGAAGAGGCGATGGAAGGGGCGGAAATCATCACCACCTGCACCGCCGACAAGCAATATGCCACCATCCTGACCGACAACATGGTGGGCAGCGGTGTGCACATCAACGCCATCGGCGGCGACTGCCCGGGCAAGACGGAACTGCACAAGGACATCCTGCTGCGGTCCGAGATCTTTGTGGAATACCCGCCACAGACCCGCATCGAAGGGGAAATCCAGCAGCTGGCCGAAGATCACCCGGTGACCGAGCTGTGGCAGGTCATGCTGGGTGAGGCCGAGGGCCGCAAAGACCCACGCCAGATCACCCTGTTTGACAGCGTTGGCTTTGCCATCGAGGATTTCAGCGCCCTGCGTTATGTCGCCGAGAAGATCAAAGGCACCGAATTCTTTGATATGCTGGACATGCTGGCAGACCCGGATGATCCGCGGGATCTGTTCGGGATGCTGCAGCGCGCCGGTTAA
- a CDS encoding lipid A-modifier LpxR family protein has translation MIRVLGFVALGLSVFATQSIAEGRTQIGYGRLIQNDFIGDGQDRWRTGSVASSRVWGPEGQVGLPQSFGELLEFRINAEIIAPDNLVTPAAGDRPYAGSLSFGLHTHYERSNIEYAVGLDMVLTGEMTLLGDFQGALHDLLGVDKASDSTLASQIDNAVHPTAVIEVGRTFSIGEQVELRPFVEARAGVETMLRAGADISFGRVGSDELQVRDPVSGQRYRVIQNPEEGFSFVVGGDIAKVRDSAYLPEADGYTVTDTRSRLRAGVHWQGETTNIFYGVTWLGEEFEGQDEGQVVGSLRLNLNF, from the coding sequence ATGATCCGTGTACTTGGTTTCGTTGCCCTCGGGCTTTCTGTGTTTGCCACCCAATCCATTGCGGAAGGGCGGACGCAGATCGGCTATGGCCGCCTCATCCAGAATGATTTTATTGGCGACGGACAAGACCGCTGGCGTACAGGGTCGGTGGCTTCCAGCCGTGTCTGGGGCCCGGAAGGCCAAGTCGGCTTGCCCCAGTCCTTTGGTGAGCTGCTGGAATTTCGCATCAACGCCGAGATCATTGCGCCGGATAATCTGGTAACGCCTGCCGCTGGTGATCGCCCCTATGCGGGCAGCCTCTCTTTTGGTTTGCACACGCATTATGAGCGCAGCAACATCGAATATGCCGTTGGTCTGGATATGGTCCTGACGGGTGAGATGACCTTGCTGGGTGACTTCCAGGGCGCGCTGCATGATCTGCTGGGCGTCGATAAAGCGTCCGACAGCACACTTGCCTCGCAGATTGACAACGCGGTGCACCCGACTGCTGTGATCGAGGTGGGGCGTACGTTTTCGATTGGGGAGCAGGTTGAGCTGCGCCCCTTTGTTGAGGCGCGCGCCGGGGTGGAAACCATGTTGCGAGCTGGCGCGGACATTAGTTTTGGCCGGGTCGGCTCGGACGAGCTGCAGGTGCGTGATCCGGTCAGTGGCCAGCGCTACCGGGTGATTCAGAACCCTGAAGAGGGATTCAGCTTTGTGGTCGGTGGGGATATCGCCAAGGTGCGTGACTCCGCCTATCTGCCCGAGGCAGACGGTTACACTGTGACCGATACCCGCAGCCGCCTACGCGCCGGGGTTCATTGGCAGGGTGAAACCACCAATATCTTCTACGGTGTGACCTGGTTGGGCGAAGAGTTCGAAGGCCAGGATGAAGGGCAGGTCGTTGGTTCCCTTCGGTTGAACCTAAACTTCTGA
- a CDS encoding D-2-hydroxyacid dehydrogenase family protein: MKVHILDDWFDTLRALPCFAKLQGLDVTVWTDHCDDVEQLAARLQEAEVLVLFRERTQITRALLERLPNLKLISQRSAYPHVDVQACSDYGVLLCSNMHGGAPAYAAAELTWALIMAGMRDLPAQMASTKAGTWQVGVGKTLRGRRLGLYGYGRIAKTVAGYAAAFGMQVQWWASEAGRARAAADGAAVAESRAAFFASSDVLSVHVRLKPETRGIIAAADLGQMQPGALFVNTSRAGLVAPGALLSALQAGRPGKAAVDVFDTEPLTDPDDPLLRHPNLIATPHIGFVTEDEFDLQFSDIFDQVVAYAAGTPIHMINPEAYSGAT, from the coding sequence ATGAAGGTTCATATTCTCGACGATTGGTTTGACACGCTGCGCGCGCTGCCCTGTTTTGCCAAGCTGCAGGGGCTGGATGTGACGGTCTGGACCGATCACTGTGATGATGTGGAACAACTGGCGGCACGCCTGCAGGAGGCTGAGGTGCTGGTGCTGTTTCGCGAACGGACCCAGATCACCCGCGCCTTGTTGGAACGCCTGCCCAATCTGAAGCTGATCTCGCAACGTTCCGCCTATCCGCATGTCGATGTGCAGGCCTGTTCCGATTATGGGGTGCTTCTGTGTTCCAACATGCATGGTGGGGCACCGGCCTATGCCGCGGCAGAACTGACCTGGGCGTTGATCATGGCCGGGATGCGGGATCTGCCGGCGCAGATGGCCAGCACCAAGGCGGGCACCTGGCAGGTGGGCGTCGGCAAGACGCTGCGCGGGCGTCGGCTGGGGCTCTACGGTTATGGCCGAATTGCCAAAACGGTTGCTGGCTATGCCGCAGCCTTTGGCATGCAGGTGCAATGGTGGGCGTCTGAGGCGGGCCGCGCCCGGGCCGCGGCGGATGGCGCCGCAGTGGCTGAAAGCCGGGCGGCGTTTTTTGCCAGTTCTGACGTGCTGTCCGTCCATGTGCGGCTGAAACCGGAAACACGCGGTATCATCGCGGCGGCGGATTTGGGCCAAATGCAGCCGGGGGCGTTGTTTGTGAACACCTCGCGTGCCGGGCTGGTGGCGCCGGGGGCGTTGTTGTCAGCCTTGCAGGCTGGGCGGCCGGGCAAGGCGGCGGTGGATGTCTTTGACACAGAACCGCTGACAGATCCCGATGATCCATTGCTGCGTCACCCCAACCTCATCGCCACACCGCATATTGGCTTTGTGACCGAGGATGAGTTTGACCTGCAATTCTCAGATATCTTTGATCAGGTGGTGGCCTATGCTGCTGGCACCCCGATCCATATGATCAACCCTGAGGCCTATTCTGGGGCAACATGA
- the katG gene encoding catalase/peroxidase HPI, producing the protein MDGNDIKPTGCPVMHGSASLNSRSNRDWWPNQLNLKILHQHGADTSPMDQDFNYAEAFKALDLKAVKEDLYALMTDSQDWWPADYGHYGGLFIRMAWHSAGTYRTFDGRGGAGTGNQRFAPLNSWPDNGNLDKARRLLWPIKQKYGNSLSWADLYILAGNCALESMGFKTFGFAGGREDIWGPEEDIYWGAETEWLATSDKENSRYSGDRELDNPLAAVQMGLIYVNPEGPDGQPDILASGRDVRDTFARMAMNDEETVALVAGGHTFGKAHGAGDPGLVGPDPEAAPLEAMGFGWINSHGTGKGDDTTTSGIEGAWTANPTKWDNGYFDLLFGYDWNLTKSPSGAWIWEPVGVDEDHMAPQAHDPSKKVKTMMTTADMAMRMDPIYGPISRRFHKNPEEFADAFARAWFKLTHRDMGPRARYLGAEVPAEELIWQDPIPASETDVTDADIAALKEQVLASGLSVSELVKTAWASASTYRGSDMRGGANGARIRLAPQNSWTVNEPESLNKVLNALEGIRAGFGKPISMADLIVLAGNAAVEAAAKAGGQDLTLTFTPGRGDATAEQTDAESFEVLEPFADGFRNYSRNAKANTAEQLVDKAQLLGLSAPEMTVLIGGLRVLGANFGDSQHGVFTDQPGVLSQDFFRTVLDMGLSWSKADDGSYEGRDASGAVKHTGTAVDLLFGSNSQLRALAEAYAQDDAAGRFACDFASAWTKVMMADRFDVA; encoded by the coding sequence ATGGACGGAAATGACATCAAACCCACCGGCTGCCCGGTGATGCATGGCTCTGCCAGCCTCAACAGCCGTTCCAACCGTGATTGGTGGCCAAACCAGCTGAACCTCAAGATCCTGCATCAACATGGTGCTGACACCAGCCCGATGGATCAGGATTTCAACTATGCCGAAGCGTTCAAGGCGCTGGACCTGAAAGCGGTGAAAGAAGACCTCTATGCCCTGATGACAGACAGTCAGGATTGGTGGCCCGCAGATTACGGTCACTATGGCGGCCTGTTCATCCGCATGGCCTGGCACTCGGCAGGGACCTACCGCACCTTTGACGGCCGCGGCGGCGCCGGTACGGGCAACCAGCGTTTTGCACCGCTGAACAGCTGGCCTGACAACGGCAACCTCGACAAGGCGCGCCGCCTGCTGTGGCCGATCAAACAGAAATACGGCAACAGCCTCAGCTGGGCGGACCTCTACATTCTGGCAGGCAACTGCGCGCTGGAATCCATGGGGTTCAAAACCTTCGGCTTTGCCGGTGGTCGCGAAGATATCTGGGGCCCCGAGGAAGACATCTACTGGGGTGCGGAAACCGAATGGCTGGCGACCTCGGACAAGGAAAACAGCCGCTACTCGGGCGACCGGGAGTTGGACAACCCGCTGGCCGCAGTGCAGATGGGCCTGATCTACGTGAACCCCGAAGGCCCGGATGGGCAGCCCGACATTCTGGCCTCAGGCCGCGACGTGCGCGACACCTTTGCCCGCATGGCTATGAACGATGAAGAAACCGTAGCACTGGTTGCCGGCGGCCACACCTTCGGCAAGGCGCATGGCGCAGGCGATCCTGGTCTGGTCGGCCCCGATCCCGAAGCCGCCCCGCTGGAGGCCATGGGCTTTGGCTGGATCAACAGCCATGGCACCGGCAAAGGCGATGACACCACCACATCGGGCATCGAAGGCGCCTGGACTGCCAATCCCACCAAATGGGACAACGGCTATTTCGACCTGCTGTTCGGTTATGACTGGAACCTGACCAAGAGCCCCTCGGGCGCCTGGATCTGGGAACCTGTTGGTGTGGATGAGGATCACATGGCCCCGCAGGCCCATGATCCCTCAAAGAAGGTCAAAACCATGATGACCACCGCCGATATGGCGATGCGCATGGATCCGATCTATGGCCCGATCTCGCGCCGGTTCCACAAGAACCCGGAAGAGTTCGCCGATGCCTTTGCCCGCGCCTGGTTCAAACTGACCCACCGCGATATGGGCCCCCGCGCGCGTTATCTGGGCGCTGAGGTGCCGGCAGAGGAACTGATCTGGCAGGATCCGATCCCCGCGTCGGAAACCGATGTGACCGATGCAGACATTGCGGCATTGAAGGAACAGGTGTTGGCCTCAGGTCTGAGCGTCTCAGAACTGGTGAAAACCGCATGGGCCTCTGCTTCGACCTATCGCGGGTCGGACATGCGCGGTGGCGCTAATGGTGCTCGCATCCGTCTGGCGCCGCAAAACAGCTGGACAGTGAACGAGCCGGAAAGCCTGAACAAAGTCCTGAACGCGCTGGAAGGCATCCGCGCCGGGTTCGGCAAGCCGATTTCCATGGCGGATCTGATCGTACTGGCTGGCAACGCCGCAGTGGAAGCAGCCGCCAAAGCCGGTGGTCAAGATCTGACGCTGACCTTCACACCGGGCCGAGGTGATGCAACTGCTGAGCAGACGGACGCAGAAAGCTTTGAGGTGCTGGAACCCTTTGCCGATGGTTTCCGCAACTACAGCCGGAATGCCAAGGCCAATACGGCCGAACAGCTGGTGGACAAGGCGCAGCTTCTGGGTCTCAGCGCACCAGAGATGACCGTGCTGATCGGTGGTCTGCGGGTGCTGGGCGCCAACTTTGGGGACAGCCAGCATGGTGTCTTCACCGATCAGCCCGGGGTGCTGTCGCAGGACTTCTTCCGCACGGTTCTGGACATGGGCCTGAGCTGGAGCAAGGCCGATGATGGCAGCTATGAGGGCCGCGATGCGTCGGGCGCTGTGAAACACACCGGTACCGCTGTGGATCTGCTGTTCGGTTCAAACTCGCAGCTGCGGGCGCTGGCCGAAGCCTATGCACAGGACGACGCCGCCGGTCGCTTTGCCTGCGACTTTGCCAGCGCATGGACCAAGGTGATGATGGCGGATCGTTTCGACGTCGCTTAA
- a CDS encoding ABC transporter permease, with the protein MIPSIPQSRFLTTAYAAYIVVFFVFLALPLLVVAGFAFNDSQFPSLPWEGFTWNWFFGDERPMIGVFHERSILRAIGTSILVSVLVSALAVAVGLSNAFLFNRYKFRGQGILYVLMLLPLVIPGIVLGISILVFSSRVANGLWDGYRIDIEALRPGLLLVILGQFSFITTIATLVIGARLQKFDRTLEEAALNLGAGRLVAIRTITLPYLAPAMVGAFVVSFLMSFENFNTTLMLVGSDAPLTIAMFDRLKEGSTPLLNAVSLLLMLGSSCLALIMIFFQKK; encoded by the coding sequence ATGATTCCATCTATTCCCCAATCCCGTTTCCTGACCACCGCCTATGCGGCCTATATCGTGGTCTTCTTTGTCTTCCTGGCGCTGCCGCTGCTGGTGGTTGCGGGCTTTGCCTTCAACGACAGCCAGTTCCCGTCACTGCCGTGGGAAGGGTTCACCTGGAACTGGTTCTTCGGTGATGAGCGCCCGATGATCGGTGTGTTCCACGAACGCTCGATCCTGCGGGCGATCGGCACCTCGATCCTTGTTTCGGTGCTGGTGTCGGCGCTTGCGGTGGCGGTTGGCCTGTCCAACGCCTTCCTGTTCAACCGGTACAAGTTCCGTGGTCAGGGCATCCTCTACGTGCTGATGCTGCTGCCGCTGGTGATCCCGGGCATCGTGCTGGGTATTTCGATTCTGGTGTTTTCCAGCCGTGTGGCCAATGGCCTCTGGGATGGGTACCGCATTGATATCGAAGCACTGCGCCCGGGCCTTCTGCTTGTGATCTTGGGGCAGTTTTCCTTCATCACCACAATTGCCACGCTGGTGATCGGCGCCCGTTTGCAGAAGTTTGACCGCACCCTTGAAGAGGCGGCGCTGAACCTTGGCGCAGGTCGACTGGTGGCGATCCGCACCATCACTCTGCCCTATCTGGCGCCGGCGATGGTGGGGGCCTTTGTGGTCTCCTTCCTGATGAGCTTTGAAAACTTCAACACCACGCTGATGCTGGTGGGCTCGGACGCGCCGCTGACCATTGCGATGTTTGACCGCCTGAAAGAAGGCTCGACGCCGCTGCTGAATGCGGTGTCATTGCTGCTGATGCTGGGGTCCAGTTGTCTGGCGCTGATCATGATCTTCTTCCAGAAGAAATAG
- the rocF gene encoding arginase: protein MTPLCQIIGAPVQTGASQPGCLMGPAAFRTAGLPETLTELGWQVEDLGDVTLPPLAPVAHENPALKNLAEMIEWTRLLSAAAYEAAKTCDRPIFIGGDHSMAAGTVSGVAKHAAEQGRPLFVLWLDAHPDLHTLDSTTSGNLHGTPVAYYTGQPGFDQFPPVAAAVDPKNICMMGIRSVDPAERQRIADLGLTVHDMRAIDERGIVGPLTEFLAKVQAANGMLHVSLDVDFLDPSIAPAVGTTVPGGATFREAHLIMEMLHDSDLVTSLDLVELNPFLDERGRTAKLMTDLTASLFGRRVLDRMTRSYA, encoded by the coding sequence ATGACCCCGCTTTGCCAGATCATTGGCGCCCCGGTTCAGACCGGCGCTTCACAACCCGGTTGCCTGATGGGCCCCGCCGCATTCCGCACCGCCGGCCTGCCGGAAACGCTGACCGAACTGGGTTGGCAGGTTGAGGATCTGGGCGATGTGACCCTGCCGCCGCTGGCCCCTGTTGCGCATGAAAACCCGGCCCTGAAAAACCTGGCCGAGATGATCGAATGGACCCGCCTGCTGTCTGCGGCCGCTTATGAGGCGGCCAAGACCTGCGACCGCCCGATCTTCATCGGGGGGGATCATTCGATGGCCGCAGGCACCGTCAGCGGTGTGGCAAAACATGCCGCAGAACAGGGCCGCCCATTGTTTGTGCTGTGGCTCGATGCCCATCCCGACCTGCACACGCTGGACAGCACAACATCGGGCAATCTGCACGGCACGCCCGTCGCCTATTACACCGGCCAGCCCGGTTTCGATCAGTTCCCGCCCGTCGCCGCTGCGGTGGATCCGAAAAATATCTGCATGATGGGCATCCGTTCGGTGGATCCGGCAGAACGACAGCGCATCGCCGATCTGGGCCTGACCGTGCACGACATGCGCGCCATTGATGAACGTGGCATCGTTGGCCCACTGACCGAGTTTCTGGCCAAGGTTCAGGCGGCAAACGGCATGCTGCACGTCAGCCTGGATGTCGACTTCCTAGACCCCTCGATCGCCCCAGCGGTTGGCACCACCGTGCCCGGCGGCGCCACCTTCCGGGAGGCCCATCTGATCATGGAAATGCTGCATGACAGTGACCTTGTGACCTCGCTCGATCTGGTGGAGCTGAACCCCTTCCTGGATGAACGGGGCCGCACGGCCAAGCTGATGACCGACCTCACCGCCAGCCTGTTTGGCCGCCGCGTACTGGATCGCATGACCAGGAGCTACGCATGA